From Ignavibacterium sp.:
GTAATTAAAAAAGAGTATTTTTATAAAGTTGGAATGTTCAGACCTTATGAACCGAAGGGTATATTTTTTCTCGATGACCTTGATTTTATGTTAAGAGCCGGAACAATAAGTCCCACGATAATAATATTCGAACCTTTTCAATTTGCATATAGAACACACTCTGAGAATAGTGTAAAGAATTTAAGACGCGTAATTAAAAGTCTGAATTATCTGATATTGGAAGAAAAGGAAGGAATATTTGCAGGCGGAGATGAAAGAAAATTTGAGCGACATGCAATCATCGGAGGTCCTTGTTATTATTGGTTATTTAAAGCATTGGCAAATGGAATAATTTCAGATTCAATAAAATTTTTCTTTAAAGCTTATCCCTTCATTTTTAAGGGCCTGATTAAAAAAATCCGTAATAAATTTCGGACAAAGATACCCTTAAAAACCATTTAGATTACTCACGAAGTTTACTCAAAAGCCAAATTGCGGAATGGACAGAGTCCATTCCCTACATTTTATAAAATCCGATAGCATCACCAATACCTGTCCACACTACCAACAAGTTCTTCTCTTCCGCCAAAGGCGGACAAGTCTAAGAGAAGGATTAGGATGAGTTCATAATCTCAATATTCATAATTCAAAACCCCTTAATAATCCCAACAGGATAATATTATTATAGAATAATCAATAATAATCTAAACCGAAATCCCGTAGGGATGACATTGTTTTTAATCTTTCAGACAATCTTCAATAAAAAAATTTGTATCAATAATTTCATCTCTATTGGGATTATGTTTTGTCGTTGATACATTATTATTAAAACAATTTCTCCCCTTCGGGGATAGAAAAATTCTTGATTCATTATTCTATATTCGATATTCATTATTCATCGCTTCCGGAAATTCCCCTCCTTCGGAATGGACAGAGTCCATTCCCTACATTTTAAAAAATACGATAGCATCAACGATACTTGTTCAAACTACCAACAAGTCCTTCTCTTCCGCCAAAGGCGGACAAGTCCAAGAGAAGGATTTAGGATGAGTTCATTATTTTATTTACTAATAATGTCACCCCTTCAGGGTTTTGTTGTTGTGTTGTGATTTCTTGTTACAATAATTTCTCCCCTTCGGGGATTATTTAAATTCGTTATTCGTCATTTGTCAATCGTCATTGGAAGTTTATTAATCAATTCTATGATATTAAAATTCGATCGGGATATACATAACTTATACGTTGCAATTAAACAGTAAAAATCAGTTTAATCTATGTTCTATTTCCTGTTAATTATTTAACCACAGATTATCACAGATTTTTTTGCCACGAATTATCACAAATTGGTCACGAATTAGATTAAAATTAATCTGATTAGAATATTATTCGAAAATCCCGATAGGATTGAAATATTTATAGACCAATTCGAGCAACCGAGCATAATAAAACCCAGAAGGAGTGATATTATTTTCACGCAAAGCCACAATAAACGCAAAGATTCTTCAAACCACAGATTAACACAGAAAAATTTAAAAGCCTCTCCTTGCAGAGTTTGGGTGAGGCCCTTCCTTATTTGGAGATGTTTGGAGGGGCAAATCAATCCGTGATAATTCGTGAAATTAGTGGCTAAAATTTTTTGAATACCACCTTAAATCCATCTCTGCAAATTCTGCCGCAAAGGTATTTTATTCTGCAAGCTAATTTACTTAGGAGTGAGTCAAACTTATATTCAGCAATAAAGCTCTGATCAGAAAATTTAAGCATTTCAAAATCACCGGGTGAATCGCCATAGGAAATTATTCTATCGAATTGAAATTTTGGAGTGTATTGTTTTATTGCTTCTACCTTTAAACGTCCAGAACAATTCTCTCCTTCAATCATACCAACCACATTACCGTTTATTACTTTTACTCTAGTACCAAATACCTCATCAACTGGCAATAACTTCATAACTGGTCTGATAAATAAATCAAGATTAGATGTAACAATAATTATTTTATTTCCGGCATTATGCTGCTCACTAATCAGATTTATAATTTCAGGATTGAACAATTTCTCCAAATTTAACTTATAAAATTCCGTAACAAGATTTTCTATTTCTTCAGTTGACTTATTTTTCAATAAATGTTTAATTGTTGTTTCTTTGAATCGTTTGCTGCTTATTAGACCAAATCTGTAGATAATATAATAAATCTGAATAATGAAGAAGGTATTGGAAGATTTAATTTGTCTGCTAAAGTATCTGCACAGAGGCAGAATTATATCTGAAATCGTTATGGTTTTATCAAAATCGAAGGCTAACAGATTCAATGCTTTTTACCTTAGTTTTACAAATTTTCTTCTTGCTAAAAGATATATCCAGGCGAAGAATGGAATAGGATCATCTTTATAAAAATCATCATAGCAGTCAATATTTTTCGAATTAAACTTAAACTTAAAATTTCCATTCAAAGAGAAAAGATTTTTCATTTGAGCAATTTTATCTGCAAGCCACCATTCAACCACTACTCCTTCCTTGTAGGTATTCACAGGTTCAACATCTCCTTCCTTTGCCATTTTATATAAAAGATAAGGAAAGTTAACACCGGAATTAATCGCGAGTCCAACTGAACCCCAGAATCTCGGATTGCATTCAATAAACCATGCTTTTTTTGTTTTTTCATCATATTTAAATTCAATCATTGCTACGCCATGAAATCTGACAGATTTGAGAAGATTTATAGCATAGTTTTCCAATATTTCGTTTTTTGAGCTGATTCGTAATGTACTTGGTCCACCGGTTCTTATTCTTTCACGAATCCTTTTATGCGTGAAAATCGCTCTGGGTTCACCATTATTCATCAACAAAGAAACACCATAAGTTGAGCCAACCACAAATTTCTGTGCAATGAATTTTCCATATTCCAGATTATATTTTTTAAGAATAGCTTTAATATTGTGAATATTTTCTTTATCTAATTTACATACGCCTTCGGCAGATCTGGACCAACCTTTTTTTTACTATTACAGGCAATCCGGTTTCATTAATAAATTCATTAAGATCTTTTTCACCTTGGGGTATAATGGTTTCGGGAATTGGTACACCTGCTGATTCAGCTATTCTGAAAGAAATCGTTTTATTGTTAAGTGACTCGAGAATTTGAATATCTGAAATCGGGATATGTACTCCAGTTTTGCGGATTGATTCGATATTTCTTGAGACTGCAAAAATCTCTTCCCCTGTTGGTAGATATACCTCCGGTTTGAATTTTTCTATTGCCTGCAATAAATCATCAATAAATAAAGATTCCGAGATTTTATAATTGTGATGAATGAATTTTGCAGCAACAAGATTGGAATAGTATCCCATCCCGAGTAGATTATCGGTGCCAAAAGCAACTTTCAGATTTTCTTTTGCCAATCCTCTCAATACATTATAAGCAATGCGATCCCATCCGTTGGTAAGAAGTATTTTTATTTTATTGTTATCGTTCAATATAATTCAAAATTAAGATTGAGTGATTTGCAATTATTCTAATAAACTTTATTTAAATTTATAAATTCTTCCATTAGAATCAGCATATATTTTATAAGAATTTATGTCTAACCATTCTTCAAGTTCCTTATCAACTGCATTCCTGAATGGCTCAACATAATACTTGGCACCTTTTTCAACATAACTTTTAATTCTTTTATATCCTTTATCATCTCTCGGAATAGACCAGCCATGTAAATCTGTAATATAAAATACTCTTGGATCTTCAAAATTGTTAATTCTATTCCCCCACGTACTTCGTTCCCGTTCGTTTGCAATGCTTCTGA
This genomic window contains:
- a CDS encoding HAD family hydrolase — encoded protein: MNLLAFDFDKTITISDIILPLCRYFSRQIKSSNTFFIIQIYYIIYRFGLISSKRFKETTIKHLLKNKSTEEIENLVTEFYKLNLEKLFNPEIINLISEQHNAGNKIIIVTSNLDLFIRPVMKLLPVDEVFGTRVKVINGNVVGMIEGENCSGRLKVEAIKQYTPKFQFDRIISYGDSPGDFEMLKFSDQSFIAEYKFDSLLSKLACRIKYLCGRICRDGFKVVFKKF
- a CDS encoding ATP-grasp domain-containing protein; this translates as MHNIKAILKKYNLEYGKFIAQKFVVGSTYGVSLLMNNGEPRAIFTHKRIRERIRTGGPSTLRISSKNEILENYAINLLKSVRFHGVAMIEFKYDEKTKKAWFIECNPRFWGSVGLAINSGVNFPYLLYKMAKEGDVEPVNTYKEGVVVEWWLADKIAQMKNLFSLNGNFKFKFNSKNIDCYDDFYKDDPIPFFAWIYLLARRKFVKLR